In a genomic window of Trichoderma atroviride chromosome 4, complete sequence:
- a CDS encoding uncharacterized protein (EggNog:ENOG41), which yields MEPPPFATDLDRIAETLRRIDTGGSTQLSRHNATSFDPSRDIQRNSDIMNTEPRYHAATRDFPVPPPSKGEAVAQWLEESDDVVEQYHMPLQRDSRGSLPRRPPSRDRPLTGRRESLNSQRKLSNASSSYYASGYSLYPAPSKPLPAIPPPKTATHRVPSRDSSDRSSISTHRSSQVSQTASTPDATTVSFSPPPRRNNRFPASFYKPPDPSEALPPPRRSSRPAEVVFWKLLQSDDKKNGPIHFLDMSSTLSTIATKHGNNIIKVWSTAGGTVQQVIKFTSYTAAQSRSREYLIRSHAILAEPTNLIAIATRFGRYIEIWNWAKKKCLQSIDDADRWTSAQIESYDGALCSLAIYGGEKNVIDLYKATPEKKPFVKSRTINLNHVELPFMPQYPELALSTTSPLLVIAAGPRPPRQGHPPPEKETLLVAWDTTEGQNKPYRIARPWQHKELDTAIPCDLVTYGSAVVSIWIPASFRAVPATNGGSGFNLSPVAVPYRYVLVWDLAANSTRTFGIPNTISCVSPDCRFVAYVSATGTDIGARGSIVILDVMTGKEVWSWPDPEALAIDYTPRPGFEQFDDLSRVSELCFSADGKFLNVGDLEGHVGMYELRESTGDRLQLHMI from the exons ATGGAGCCTCCTCCGTTTGCTACAGATCTGGATCGGATAGC TGAGACCCTGCGTCGTATTGACACTGGTGGTTCAACCCAATTGTCCCGGCATAATGCCACATCATTTGACCCCAGCAGAGATATTCAAAGGAACTCAGACATCATGAACACAGAACCTCGCTATCACGCGGCTACTCGCGACTTCCCTGTGCCTCCCCCGTCCAAGGGCGAGGCCGTCGCGCAATGGCTTGAGGAGAGCGACGACGTCGTCGAGCAATACCACATGCCCTTGCAGAGAGATTCAAGAGGATCTCTGCCCCGTCGCCCGCCGTCCAGGGATCGGCCCTTGACTGGTCGACGAGAATCGCTAAACTCACAACGCAAGTTGTCCAACGCATCATCCAGCTACTACGCCTCAGGATATAGCCTCTATCCTGCTCCTTCAAAGCCCTTGCCGGCAATTCCTCCTCCTAAAACCGCCACTCACCGGGTGCCCTCTCGAGATTCCTCAGATAGGTCGTCCATCAGCACCCACCGCTCCTCTCAAGTTTCGCAAACCGCCTCCACTCCAGATGCCACCACCGTcagcttctcgccgccaCCTCGCCGTAACAACAGATTCCCTGCCAGTTTCTACAAACCCCCAGATCCCTCCGaagctcttcctccacctCGGCGGTCGTCTCGCCCAGCTGAAGTTGTCTTCTGGAAGCTCCTTCAGTCagacgacaagaagaatggcCCTATCCATTTCCTGGACATGTCTTCCACTCTCTCCACCATAGCGACCAAGCACGGAaacaacatcatcaaggTCTGGTCAACGGCCGGAGGAACTGTGCAGCAAGTTATCAAGTTTACCTCTTACACGGCAGCGCAGTCCCGCTCTCGCGAGTATCTCATTCGCAGTCACGCTATTCTTGCAGAGCCCACCAATCTCATTGCTATTGCCACCCGCTTTGGCAGATACATTGAGATCTGGAActgggccaagaagaagtgcCTGCAGTcaattgatgatgctgatcgTTGGACATCTGCCCAAATCGAGTCATATGATGGAGCCTTGTGCTCCTTGGCCATCTATGGCGGCGAAAAGAACGTCATTGATCTCTACAAGGCGAcgccggagaagaagcccttTGTCAAGTCGCGAACCATCAACCTAAATCACGTTGAACTACCATTCATGCCTCAGTACCCAGAACTCGCACTATCAACGACGAGCCCTCTACTGGTCATTGCTGCTGGACCACGTCCTCcacgtcaaggccatcctcCCCCTGAAAAGGAGACGCTCTTAGTTGCGTGGGACACCACCGAGGGCCAAAACAAGCCATACCGAATCGCCAGGCCATGGCAACACAAGGAACTGGACACAGCCATTCCGTGTGACTTGGTCACCTACGGAAGCGCTGTCGTGTCCATCTGGATTCCCGCGTCTTTCCGCGCTGTTCCCGCTACAAATGGTGGCTCTGGTTTCAATCTCAGTCCCGTCGCTGTCCCTTACCGATATGTCCTGGTCTGGGATCTTGCAGCCAACTCCACGCGAACTTTTGGCATTCCCAACACGATTTCGTGCGTGTCGCCGGATTGTCGCTTTGTAGCCTATGTCTCCGCCACCGGAACCGACATTGGCGCTCGAGGCAGCATTGTCATTCTGGATGTCATGACTGGCAAGGAGGTTTGGAGCTGGCCAGATCCAGAGGCATTGGCGATTGACTACACTCCCCGCCCCGGATTCGAACAGTTCGATGACCTTTCGCGAGTTTCAGAGCTCTGCTTCTCTGCAGATGGAAAATTCTTGAACGTTGGTGATTTGGAGGGCCATGTCGGCATGTATGAGTTGCGCGAGTCTACGGGAGACAGACTACAGCTTCACATGATTTAG
- a CDS encoding uncharacterized protein (EggNog:ENOG41) translates to MQSIMAAIPAVFTPGRGTRSSPRNSLGPNSSIAAQDSPRLKKNTPGSNRRRSFARKLTDNQETSPQSQGRDDNNLHAVTEETGASLLEQDDMVPLSASTPRMRPSPGSATRSSKRSAAKAAASPSGTPANTVRAGRISEILNRKDIGVLDTEEDKGAEEYGFKRFVGYRWADNSIEIHVEWDTGETTWEPETNLHEDVPDTLFQYWREQGGRPSNPVDPELYEVFAIRKHNGNRTKLMVEWVGYEPSEATWVSRKVVEETAKDMVDAYFQGIKSTRGRGKKKA, encoded by the coding sequence ATGCagtccatcatggccgccatcCCGGCTGTTTTCACCCCTGGCAGAGGAACCAGAAGCTCACCGCGGAATTCCCTGGGACCCAATTCCTCTATTGCAGCCCAAGACTCTCCACGCCTCAAAAAGAACACTCCAGGTTCAAATAGGCGCAGGTCATTTGCCAGAAAGCTCACCGACAACCAAGAGACGTCTCCGCAGAGTCAGGGCAGGGATGACAACAACTTGCACGCTGTGACTGAAGAGACAGGGGCATCGCTGCTGGAACAAGATGACATGGTGCCGCTATCAGCATCTACTCCACGCATGCGACCCAGCCCAGGAAGTGCCacccgcagcagcaaaaggtcagcggccaaagctgcagcaagcCCATCTGGCACTCCAGCCAATACAGTCCGTGCTGGCAGGATCTCGGAAATTCTCAATCGGAAAGATATTGGGGTGCTAGACactgaagaagacaaaggcgCGGAGGAATACGGTTTCAAACGTTTCGTTGGGTACCGCTGGGCCGACAACTCCATTGAGATCCACGTCGAGTGGGATACAGGTGAGACAACCTGGGAGCCAGAAACCAACTTGCACGAAGATGTCCCCGACACTCTCTTTCAGTACTGGCGCGAACAAGGAGGCCGGCCATCAAACCCCGTGGATCCAGAACTGTATGAAGTCTTTGCCATTCGCAAGCACAACGGAAATCGCACCAAGCTCATGGTCGAATGGGTTGGGTATGAGCCTTCTGAGGCAACGTGGGTATCTCGAAAGGTTGTGGAAGAGACGGCCAAGGATATGGTGGACGCGTACTTTCAGGGCATAAAATCtacaagaggaagagggaagaaaaaggcataa
- a CDS encoding uncharacterized protein (EggNog:ENOG41) translates to MALENAKSSRPVRIANCSGALTDPGILMYNQAKYGPVDVITGDYLAEATMASSAIERAQSIGPGWIKSAFDGIQMSLDLINEKRIKIVVNGGAMNPKGLAEKVQEAIKLKGLKLRVGYVEGDNLIHKVHHLISKSLAHLDGTNPDVQYTKDTASFLESPREMPIVAANAYLGYRAIKKGLDEGADILICGRVSDASPVIGAAAWWYNWSESDFDQLAGSLIAGHLIECSTYVTGGNFAGAYKYPPSDFLRLGSGIAEVLPNGDCVVTKHDSLNGFVTPATVKCQFLYELQGNAYLNSDVKADISKITVTEESKNRVLVSGVKGYPPPPTTKLAVFYQGGYQCEHLINASGYATDHKWDVQELQIKDTLKEWGILDKFDVLEFQRIGTPMKDPDSQFASTTYMRVFAQSKDVHVLSMHFSMDFRPLAPKPFFAYYPAIVSQDEIQETVTILGDASTEEALCFPILPPSKTEPLAPRENYETVDPVALESFGATVNRPLGDLVLARSGDKGGNVNIGLFVDSPEQWEWFRSFMTKDRLRSLMRKDWKDWYFLERVEFPNIYAVHFVVYGSLGRGVTSTSLLDNLGKGFAEFIRAVHADIPQRFFGESI, encoded by the exons ATGGCTCTCGAGAATGCGAAATCCTCTAGACCAGTTCGCATCGCCAACTGCTCTGGTGCCCTCA CCGATCCGGGCATTTTGATGTATAATCAAGCCAAATATGGTCCTGTTGATGTCATCACAGGTGATTACCTCGCAG AAGCGACAATGGCAAGCAGTGCGATAGAGCGTGCGCAGTCAATCGGACCTGGCTGGATAAAATCCGCCTTTGATGGAATCCAGATGTCCTTGGATCTGATAAACGAAAAGCGCATCAAGATAGTTGTCAATGGCGGGGCAATGAACCCAAAAGGTCTTGCTGAAAAAGTTCAAGAAGCG ATCAAACTCAAAGGCCTGAAGCTTCGCGTGGGCTACGTCGAGGGAGACAATTTGATACACAAAGTCCATCACCTGATTTCCAAATCTCTCGCACATCTCGATGGAACGAATCCGGATGTCCAATACACCAAAGACACGGCGTCTTTCTTAGAGTCACCAAGGGAGATGCCGATTGTTGCTGCAAATGCGTACCTCGGCTACCGCGCGATCAAGAAAGGTCTGGATGAAGGTGCCGATATTCTCATTTGCGGCCGAGTTTCCGATGCTTCGCCAGTTATTGGAGCAGCGGCCTGGTGGTATAACTGGTCTGAATCAGATTTTGATCAACTTGCCGGATCACTAATCGCTGGCCATCTGATTGAATGCTCAACATATGTAACAGGCGGCAACTTTGCTGGTGCTTATAAATACCCACCGAGCGATTTCCTGCGACTGGGCTCTGGCATCGCGGAAGTTCTTCCCAATGGAGATTGTGTGGTTACTAAACACGACTCTCTTAACGGATTTGTTACGCCCGCTACAGTAAAGTGCCAATTCTTATATGAGTTGCAAGGGAACGCCTATCTCAACAGTGACGTAAAAGCGGACATTTCCAAAATAACCGTCACCGAAGAGTCGAAGAATCGTGTTCTTGTATCTGGCGTCAAAGGCTACCCGCCTCCACCTACTACAAAGCTCGCCGTCTTTTACCAGGGAGGCTATCAGTGTGAGCACCTGATCAATGCCAGCGGATATGCCACGGATCATAAATGGGATGTCCAAGAGCTACAGATAAAGGATACGCTCAAAGAATGGGGAATACTGGACAAGTTTGACGTGCTGGAGTTCCAGCGGATTGGAACTCCGATGAAGGATCCAGATTCACAGTTTGCTTCCACCACGTATATGCGCGTGTTTGCGCAGTCGAAAGATGTACACGTGTTGA GCATGCATTTCTCCATGGATTTTCGCCCACTGGCACCGAAACCGTTCTTTGCTTACTACCCGGCCATTGTCTCTCAAGATGAGATTCAAGAAACTGTTACGATACTGGGTGACGCCTCAACCGAAGAGGCGCTTTGCTTTCCTATCCTCCCACCGAGTAAGACAGAGCCGCTGGCACCCCGAGAAAATTACGAAACGGTAGATCCTGTAGCCCTAGAGAGCTTTGGCGCGACCGTCAATCGCCCTTTAGGCGATCTCGTTCTTGCTCGTTCAGGCGATAAAGGCGGCAACGTAAACATCGGCCTATTCGTGGACTCGCCCGAGCAATGGGAATGGTTTCGCTCCTTCATGACGAAAGACAGGCTTCGTTCACTGATGAGGAAGGATTGGAAGGACTGGTACTTCCTTGAGAGAGTCGAGTTTCCGAATATATATGCCGTCCATTTTGTGGTTTACGGGTCTTTGGGCAGAGGCGttaccagcaccagcttgTTGGACAACTTGGGCAAGGGATTTGCAGAATTTATCAGGGCAGTTCATGCTGATATTCCGCAGAGATTTTTTGGTGAGAGTATTTGA